The proteins below are encoded in one region of Paracoccus methylovorus:
- a CDS encoding AI-2E family transporter, whose translation MPPEQDRSNHMFPFSAPSADKRMGRVANWAVIGIFLILLFSFFAQARSFLMPVTLAILLFFVFIPFRRLMERLGVGAAVTASIVTVGLVVAVVLIGFVISGPANRLIENAPQITERFEQRFTEIRSNFRGLERAAEKIDEIASGSGGGSTEPEPATPPGETAPDATLTGTLSSIPAPGTPQPPDQQIQVEVNTTPPSSTLASVLDLGPAFVGQIIFTLFLLFFLISSGDLLYLKIVQSFDSMREKRAAYLALREIEDSLGAYLGAITLINACLGVALGLAMWAWGMPSPVLFGLAAFLLNFIPYLGSLTGIIIATLVGIFVFDDLFTPLMVGLTYLGLSAVEGQLITPYLVSRRLQLNTVVVFLTVALWAWLWSVIGMIVAVPLLVVIRVLAEHIPGLQKFGNFLAGEDPPALEDEDEEEARELVEAGDDAEDAAQAATATMVLSTKD comes from the coding sequence ATGCCGCCGGAACAGGATCGCAGCAATCACATGTTTCCCTTTTCCGCACCATCCGCCGACAAGCGGATGGGCCGCGTCGCCAACTGGGCGGTGATCGGTATCTTTCTGATCCTGCTGTTCAGCTTTTTCGCACAGGCGCGCAGCTTCCTGATGCCGGTGACGCTGGCGATCCTGCTGTTTTTCGTCTTTATCCCCTTTCGCCGGCTGATGGAGCGGCTGGGGGTGGGTGCGGCCGTCACCGCCTCGATCGTCACGGTGGGGCTCGTGGTGGCGGTGGTGCTGATCGGCTTTGTCATCTCCGGCCCCGCCAATCGGCTGATCGAGAATGCGCCCCAGATCACCGAACGCTTTGAACAGCGGTTCACGGAAATTCGCAGCAACTTTCGCGGCTTGGAACGCGCCGCCGAAAAGATCGACGAAATCGCCAGCGGCAGCGGCGGGGGCAGCACCGAGCCCGAACCGGCCACCCCGCCCGGCGAGACGGCCCCGGACGCGACGCTGACCGGCACGCTCAGTTCCATCCCCGCGCCGGGCACACCACAGCCGCCCGACCAGCAGATCCAGGTCGAGGTGAACACGACGCCCCCTTCCTCCACGCTGGCCAGTGTGCTGGACCTTGGCCCGGCCTTTGTCGGCCAGATCATCTTCACGTTGTTTTTGCTGTTCTTCCTGATCTCATCGGGCGACCTGCTCTATCTCAAGATCGTGCAGAGCTTCGATTCCATGCGGGAAAAGCGTGCCGCCTATCTGGCCCTGCGCGAGATCGAGGACAGCCTGGGCGCCTATCTGGGCGCCATCACGCTGATCAACGCCTGCCTTGGGGTCGCCCTTGGCCTTGCGATGTGGGCTTGGGGCATGCCCAGCCCGGTCTTGTTCGGACTGGCGGCGTTTTTGCTGAACTTCATCCCCTATCTGGGCTCGCTGACTGGCATCATCATCGCGACACTGGTCGGCATCTTCGTCTTTGACGACCTGTTCACCCCCCTGATGGTGGGCCTGACCTATCTTGGCCTGTCTGCGGTCGAAGGGCAGTTGATCACCCCCTATCTCGTCTCGCGCCGCCTGCAACTCAACACGGTGGTGGTCTTTCTGACGGTCGCGCTTTGGGCTTGGCTGTGGTCCGTAATCGGCATGATCGTGGCGGTGCCGTTGCTGGTGGTAATTCGGGTGCTGGCCGAACACATCCCCGGATTGCAGAAATTCGGCAATTTCCTGGCCGGCGAGGATCCGCCCGCGCTAGAGGACGAGGACGAAGAGGAGGCGCGTGAACTGGTCGAGGCCGGCGACGACGCCGAGGATGCGGCACAGGCGGCGACCGCCACCATGGTTCTGTCCACCAAGGATTGA
- the purQ gene encoding phosphoribosylformylglycinamidine synthase subunit PurQ — MKAAVITFPGSNCDRDLAVALEQAGAEVARIWHKDDALPAGTDLVAVPGGFSFGDYLRCGAIAAHSPIAGAIRAHAGRGGYVLGICNGFQVLTELNLLPGALMRNAGLRFVCREAVLKVATSASPFTSAYAAGEEICVPVAHHDGNYQIDAEGMAALKDQDRVAFTYAPGINGSVEDIAGVLSENRRVLGMMPHPERAADPAHGGTDGARLFASLMQELVAA, encoded by the coding sequence ATGAAAGCTGCCGTCATTACCTTTCCCGGATCGAATTGCGACCGCGACTTGGCCGTTGCGCTGGAGCAGGCGGGGGCCGAGGTCGCGCGGATCTGGCACAAGGACGACGCGTTGCCTGCCGGCACGGATCTGGTCGCGGTGCCGGGCGGGTTTTCCTTTGGCGATTATCTGCGCTGCGGTGCCATTGCCGCGCATTCACCCATCGCCGGCGCGATCAGGGCTCATGCCGGCCGGGGCGGGTATGTTCTGGGCATTTGCAATGGGTTTCAGGTGCTTACCGAGCTGAACCTGTTGCCGGGCGCCTTGATGCGCAATGCCGGCTTGCGCTTTGTCTGTCGCGAGGCGGTGCTGAAGGTCGCGACCTCGGCCAGTCCCTTTACCTCGGCCTATGCCGCTGGCGAAGAGATTTGCGTGCCGGTCGCGCATCATGATGGCAATTACCAGATCGACGCCGAGGGGATGGCGGCGCTGAAGGATCAGGACCGCGTCGCCTTTACCTATGCGCCGGGAATCAACGGCTCGGTCGAGGATATCGCCGGGGTGCTGTCTGAAAACCGCCGGGTGCTGGGCATGATGCCCCACCCCGAGCGTGCCGCCGATCCGGCGCATGGCGGCACGGATGGCGCGAGGCTTTTTGCTTCGTTGATGCAGGAGCTTGTCGCGGCCTGA
- a CDS encoding sensor histidine kinase — MREEDNSTGFPEGRTGLTSRWGLRGVIAVLLIVAAGTIWFTNAWLTARFSETTRMRTELRAALYTGNLLSELQRTSVVPLLLARDPALISALSGNDFSGTSARLISAQKEIAAASIKLLDASGRVVGSTDRNLIGTNYVQEPFFVEALRSKDTVFTVSSSPQGAYEFTYSRTVVSDGRTLGVVVVGADLSRLVRSWAGISDAIAVTDSSGQIILSTEPRWRGLTLPEALAVRSAPSAIARAFQVTADWAATPADAYVQGRAVMQSETRIPFRGWKMIAFTTYESVRERVNAVLAMVIMGFAILLAAVFYLLSRKARVESAAYMRESADLRALNQRLTREIAERERVQKELRVAEQTVQQSSKLAALGEMSAGVSHELNQPLAAMKTYLAGARLLLQRGRDEEALSSFQRIDDLVERMGAITRQLKSYARKGGEAFEPVDLRAALSSALVMMEPQLRSRTIRLQRNIPRYPVMVYCDRIRLEQIIINLLRNAVDAIKGVRDPAIEITVSSGSHAFLSVRDNGPGVSDLENLFEPFFTTKKPGEGTGLGLAISSGIAADFGGRLTAHNASDQGGKGAVFELELPLYDPRFKTGTRLAAE; from the coding sequence ATGCGAGAGGAAGACAATTCCACCGGGTTCCCGGAAGGCAGAACGGGCCTGACCAGCCGTTGGGGCCTGCGCGGCGTGATCGCCGTGTTGCTGATCGTAGCCGCAGGCACGATCTGGTTTACCAATGCCTGGCTGACGGCGCGGTTTTCTGAAACCACGCGCATGCGCACCGAGCTGCGCGCGGCGCTTTATACTGGCAACCTGTTGTCGGAATTGCAGCGCACCTCGGTGGTGCCGCTGCTGCTGGCGCGTGACCCGGCGCTGATTTCGGCGCTGTCGGGGAATGATTTTTCGGGCACCTCGGCGCGGCTGATTTCGGCCCAGAAGGAAATCGCGGCAGCTTCGATCAAGCTCTTGGATGCCTCGGGCCGGGTTGTCGGCTCGACGGATCGCAACCTGATCGGCACGAATTATGTGCAAGAGCCGTTTTTCGTCGAGGCGCTGCGCTCGAAGGATACGGTATTTACCGTCTCTTCTTCGCCGCAAGGGGCTTACGAGTTCACCTATTCCCGCACCGTCGTCTCGGACGGGCGCACGCTGGGCGTGGTGGTGGTGGGCGCCGACCTGTCGCGGTTGGTGCGGTCCTGGGCGGGCATATCGGATGCCATCGCAGTGACGGACAGTTCGGGCCAGATCATCCTGTCGACCGAGCCCCGCTGGCGCGGGCTGACCCTGCCCGAGGCGCTGGCGGTCCGCTCTGCCCCCTCGGCCATTGCGAGGGCTTTTCAGGTCACGGCGGACTGGGCCGCGACTCCGGCCGATGCCTATGTTCAGGGCCGGGCCGTGATGCAGTCGGAAACGCGCATTCCCTTCCGCGGCTGGAAGATGATCGCCTTCACCACCTACGAATCGGTGCGCGAACGGGTCAATGCCGTGCTGGCCATGGTCATCATGGGCTTTGCCATTCTGCTGGCGGCGGTGTTTTACTTGCTGTCGCGTAAGGCGCGGGTGGAATCGGCGGCCTATATGCGCGAATCGGCCGATCTGCGGGCGCTGAACCAGCGCCTGACCCGTGAGATCGCCGAGCGCGAACGTGTGCAGAAGGAATTGCGCGTGGCCGAGCAGACGGTGCAGCAGTCCAGCAAGCTTGCCGCCTTGGGCGAGATGTCGGCCGGCGTCAGCCACGAACTGAACCAGCCGCTGGCCGCGATGAAGACCTATCTGGCCGGGGCGCGGCTTTTGCTGCAGCGCGGCCGGGACGAGGAGGCGCTGTCCAGCTTTCAGCGCATCGACGATCTGGTCGAGCGGATGGGCGCAATCACCCGGCAGCTCAAATCCTATGCCCGCAAGGGCGGCGAGGCATTCGAGCCGGTCGATCTGCGCGCCGCGCTGTCGAGCGCGCTGGTGATGATGGAGCCGCAATTGCGGTCGCGCACCATCCGGTTGCAACGGAATATCCCCCGATATCCGGTCATGGTCTACTGCGACCGCATCCGGCTGGAACAGATCATCATCAACCTGCTGCGCAACGCGGTCGATGCGATCAAGGGGGTCCGCGACCCGGCCATCGAGATCACCGTCAGCTCTGGCTCTCACGCATTCTTGTCCGTGCGGGACAACGGTCCGGGTGTATCCGATCTTGAAAATCTGTTTGAACCCTTCTTCACCACGAAGAAGCCCGGAGAGGGGACCGGCTTGGGGCTGGCCATCTCTTCCGGGATCGCGGCCGATTTCGGCGGGCGCCTGACAGCCCATAACGCCTCGGACCAAGGGGGCAAGGGCGCAGTATTCGAACTTGAGCTACCGCTGTATGATCCCCGTTTCAAGACGGGGACGCGGTTGGCGGCGGAATGA
- the nspC gene encoding carboxynorspermidine decarboxylase — MSDLQTPYYLIDFARLRANMERIRYLRERSGAKCLLALKCFATWSAFDFMREFMDGTTSSSLFELRLGHEEFGKETHAYSVAWADHEIDEALGYADKIIFNSLGQLDRFGAKAAAQGIAMGLRLNPRFSTSGFDLADPARPFSRLGEWDLNRLEAALDRINGVMIHYNCENADFDLFDAQLSRIEAEFGGFLEKLDWVSLGGGIHFTGDDYPLDRLADRLRAFSERFGVQVFLEPGEASITRSTSLEVTVLDVIHHGKDVAIVDSSIEAHMLDLLIYRETAKLPQEGEHPYQIAGKTCLAGDIFGEGRFAQPLKVGDRISIADAGGYTMVKKNWFNGVPMPSIAIRDEDGTIREVRRFTYDDYKASLS; from the coding sequence ATGTCCGATCTGCAGACGCCCTACTACCTGATCGACTTCGCCCGGCTGCGCGCGAATATGGAGCGGATTCGGTATCTGCGCGAACGCTCAGGCGCGAAATGCCTTTTGGCGCTGAAATGCTTTGCCACCTGGTCGGCCTTTGACTTCATGCGCGAGTTCATGGACGGCACCACCTCGTCCAGCCTGTTCGAACTGCGTCTGGGCCACGAGGAATTCGGCAAGGAAACCCATGCCTATTCGGTCGCCTGGGCCGATCACGAGATCGACGAGGCGCTGGGTTACGCCGACAAGATCATCTTCAACTCGCTGGGTCAGCTCGACCGTTTCGGCGCCAAGGCAGCCGCACAAGGCATTGCCATGGGCCTGCGGCTGAACCCGCGCTTTTCGACCAGCGGCTTTGATCTGGCCGACCCTGCCCGCCCGTTTTCGCGCCTTGGTGAATGGGACCTGAACCGGCTGGAGGCTGCGCTGGACCGCATCAACGGCGTGATGATCCATTACAATTGCGAAAATGCGGATTTCGACCTGTTCGACGCGCAGCTTTCGCGGATCGAGGCCGAGTTCGGCGGCTTTCTGGAAAAGCTCGACTGGGTCAGCCTTGGCGGGGGCATCCATTTCACCGGCGACGACTATCCGCTGGACCGGCTTGCCGACCGGCTCAGGGCGTTTTCGGAACGTTTCGGCGTGCAGGTGTTTCTGGAGCCCGGCGAGGCAAGCATCACCAGATCCACCTCGCTCGAGGTCACGGTGCTGGATGTCATCCACCACGGCAAGGACGTGGCCATCGTCGACAGCAGCATCGAGGCGCATATGCTTGACCTGCTGATCTATCGCGAGACGGCGAAACTGCCGCAAGAGGGCGAGCACCCCTATCAGATTGCGGGCAAGACCTGTCTGGCTGGCGACATCTTCGGCGAGGGACGCTTTGCGCAACCGCTCAAGGTCGGCGACCGGATCAGCATCGCCGATGCCGGTGGATACACCATGGTCAAGAAGAACTGGTTCAACGGCGTCCCCATGCCCTCGATCGCGATCAGGGACGAGGACGGAACGATCCGCGAGGTTCGCCGGTTCACCTATGACGACTACAAAGCCAGCCTGTCGTGA
- a CDS encoding NADP-dependent isocitrate dehydrogenase, which produces MSKIKVENPVVELDGDEMTRIIWDFIKQKLILPYLDIDLKYYDLGIEERDATSDQITIDAAEAIKKYGVGVKCATITPDEARVEEFGLKKMWKSPNGTIRNILGGVIFREPIICKNVPRLVPGWTQPIVVGRHAFGDQYKATDFRFPGKGTLTIKFVGEDGETIEHEIYQSPGAGVAMAMYNLDQSIIDFARASMNYGLNRGYPVYLSTKNTILKAYDGRFKDLFQKVYEEEFEAEFKKKGIHYEHRLIDDMVASSMKWSGGYVWACKNYDGDVQSDTVAQGFGSLGLMTSVLMTPDGKIVESEAAHGTVTRHYREHQKGNQTSTNSIASIFAWTGGLKHRAKLDDNAALLNFVQTLEKVTVQAVEDGYMTKDLALLVGPDQKWLTTMGYLEKVDEYLNKALAG; this is translated from the coding sequence ATGTCGAAGATCAAGGTAGAGAACCCCGTCGTCGAGCTAGACGGCGACGAGATGACCCGGATCATCTGGGACTTCATCAAGCAAAAGCTGATCCTTCCCTATCTGGATATCGACCTGAAATACTATGATCTGGGCATCGAGGAGCGCGACGCCACCTCGGACCAGATCACCATCGACGCGGCCGAGGCGATCAAGAAATACGGCGTCGGCGTGAAATGCGCGACCATCACCCCGGACGAGGCGCGGGTCGAGGAATTCGGCCTGAAGAAGATGTGGAAGTCGCCCAACGGCACCATCCGCAACATCCTGGGCGGCGTGATCTTTCGCGAGCCGATCATCTGCAAGAACGTGCCGCGTCTGGTCCCCGGCTGGACCCAGCCCATCGTCGTCGGCCGTCATGCATTTGGCGATCAGTACAAAGCCACCGATTTCCGCTTTCCGGGCAAGGGCACGCTGACCATCAAGTTCGTCGGCGAGGATGGCGAGACCATCGAGCACGAGATCTATCAGTCCCCCGGCGCCGGCGTCGCCATGGCGATGTACAACCTCGACCAGTCGATCATCGACTTCGCCCGCGCTTCGATGAACTATGGCCTGAACCGCGGCTATCCGGTTTACCTCTCGACCAAGAACACCATCCTGAAGGCCTATGACGGCCGCTTCAAGGACCTGTTCCAGAAGGTCTACGAGGAAGAGTTCGAGGCCGAGTTCAAGAAAAAGGGCATCCATTATGAGCATCGCCTGATCGATGACATGGTCGCTTCGTCGATGAAATGGTCGGGCGGCTATGTCTGGGCCTGCAAGAACTATGACGGCGACGTGCAGTCGGATACCGTCGCGCAGGGCTTCGGTTCGCTGGGGCTGATGACCTCGGTCCTGATGACGCCGGACGGGAAGATCGTCGAATCGGAAGCCGCCCATGGCACCGTGACGCGGCATTACCGCGAGCATCAGAAGGGCAACCAGACCTCGACCAACTCGATCGCGTCGATCTTTGCCTGGACGGGCGGGCTCAAGCACCGCGCCAAGCTGGACGATAACGCGGCACTGCTGAACTTTGTCCAGACGCTGGAGAAGGTCACGGTGCAGGCGGTCGAGGACGGCTATATGACCAAGGACCTGGCGCTGCTGGTGGGCCCGGACCAGAAATGGCTGACCACCATGGGCTATCTGGAAAAGGTCGACGAATATCTGAACAAGGCGCTGGCGGGCTGA
- a CDS encoding alpha/beta hydrolase — protein sequence MPELIFPGPEGRLEGRYHAQAAPDAPIAIILHPHPQYGGTMNNRVVYNLHYAFHRMGFTVMRFNFRGVGRSQGEFDQGIGELSDAASALDYLQAMNPNSKHCWVAGFSFGAWIGMQLLMRRPEITGFISVAPPANMYDFSFLAPCPSSGLIINGTADRVAPPKDTHTLVAKLREQKGITITHEEVEGADHFFRDDEVHMKPMIDTVQTYVRRRLTETTR from the coding sequence ATGCCCGAACTGATTTTCCCCGGTCCCGAAGGTCGTCTGGAAGGGCGCTATCACGCGCAAGCCGCGCCCGATGCCCCCATCGCCATCATTCTGCACCCGCATCCGCAATATGGCGGGACGATGAACAACCGGGTGGTTTACAACCTGCATTACGCATTCCACCGCATGGGTTTCACCGTCATGCGGTTCAATTTCCGCGGCGTCGGCCGCAGCCAGGGCGAATTCGACCAAGGCATCGGCGAGTTGTCGGACGCTGCCTCGGCGCTGGATTACTTGCAGGCGATGAACCCCAACTCCAAGCATTGCTGGGTTGCGGGCTTCAGCTTTGGTGCCTGGATCGGCATGCAACTGCTGATGCGCCGGCCCGAGATCACCGGCTTTATCTCGGTCGCGCCGCCGGCGAACATGTATGATTTTTCCTTCCTTGCGCCTTGCCCGTCCTCGGGGCTGATCATCAACGGCACCGCCGACCGGGTGGCGCCGCCCAAGGACACCCATACTCTGGTGGCGAAACTGCGCGAGCAGAAAGGCATCACCATCACCCATGAGGAGGTCGAGGGCGCGGACCATTTTTTCCGCGACGACGAGGTCCACATGAAGCCGATGATCGACACGGTGCAGACCTATGTGCGCCGCCGTTTGACCGAAACCACGCGATGA
- a CDS encoding saccharopine dehydrogenase family protein — MAKNVLIIGAGGVAQVVAHKVAQNAKEFGTLHIASRTPSKAEKIIASIRDKGHSVEFTAHPLDAMDSKAVAELIRRIDAGIVINVGSAFVNMTVLQGCIETGAAYIDTAIHEDPTKICETPPWYDNYEWKRREDCANAGVTAILGAGFDPGVVNAYARLAEDEYFDKIDSIDIVDINAGSHGRWFATNFDPEINFREFTGTVYSWQGGEWRQNKMFEVGREWDLPVVGKRTAYLSGHDEVHSLSARYKDADVRFWMGFGEHYINVFTVLKNLGLLSEQPVKTAEGLEVVPLKVVKAVLPDPASLAPDYEGKTCIGDLVKGTLDGKPGEVFIYNVADHKDAFNEVGSQGISFTAGVPPVAAAILIARGTWDVKKMVNVEDLPARPFLELLGDLGLPTRVIDASGDHPL, encoded by the coding sequence TTGGCCAAGAACGTGCTCATCATCGGCGCTGGTGGCGTCGCCCAGGTGGTCGCGCATAAGGTGGCGCAGAATGCCAAGGAATTCGGAACGCTGCATATCGCCAGCCGTACCCCCTCCAAGGCCGAGAAGATCATCGCGAGCATTCGTGACAAGGGCCATTCGGTCGAATTTACCGCGCATCCGCTGGACGCGATGGACAGCAAGGCCGTGGCCGAACTGATCCGCCGGATCGACGCGGGCATCGTCATCAATGTCGGCTCTGCCTTCGTCAACATGACCGTGCTGCAAGGCTGTATCGAGACCGGCGCGGCCTATATCGACACCGCGATCCACGAAGACCCAACCAAGATCTGCGAAACCCCGCCGTGGTATGACAACTACGAATGGAAACGCCGCGAGGATTGCGCGAATGCCGGCGTCACCGCCATTCTTGGCGCGGGTTTCGATCCCGGCGTGGTCAACGCCTATGCCCGGCTGGCCGAGGACGAATATTTCGACAAAATCGACTCGATCGACATCGTGGACATCAACGCCGGCAGCCATGGCCGCTGGTTCGCCACGAACTTCGACCCCGAGATCAATTTCCGCGAATTCACCGGCACGGTCTATAGCTGGCAGGGCGGCGAATGGCGCCAGAACAAGATGTTCGAGGTCGGCCGCGAATGGGATCTGCCGGTCGTCGGCAAACGCACCGCCTATCTGTCGGGCCATGACGAGGTGCACAGCCTCTCGGCCCGCTACAAGGACGCCGACGTACGTTTCTGGATGGGTTTCGGCGAACATTACATCAACGTCTTCACCGTGCTGAAGAACCTCGGGCTGCTCTCGGAGCAGCCGGTCAAGACCGCCGAGGGGCTCGAAGTCGTGCCGCTGAAGGTGGTCAAGGCGGTTCTGCCCGATCCCGCCAGCCTTGCGCCCGATTACGAGGGCAAGACCTGCATCGGCGATCTGGTCAAGGGCACGCTGGACGGCAAGCCCGGCGAGGTGTTCATCTACAACGTCGCCGACCATAAGGACGCCTTCAACGAGGTCGGCAGCCAGGGCATCAGCTTTACCGCAGGCGTGCCGCCGGTTGCGGCGGCGATTCTGATCGCGCGCGGCACTTGGGACGTGAAAAAGATGGTCAATGTCGAGGACCTGCCCGCCCGTCCCTTCCTTGAGTTGCTGGGCGATCTGGGCCTGCCCACCCGCGTCATCGACGCCTCGGGCGACCATCCGCTGTAA
- the iscR gene encoding Fe-S cluster assembly transcriptional regulator IscR has translation MKLSTKGRYAMVALVDLAIAKGDELTSLAEISKRQDISLPYLEQLFVRLRRAGLVDSVRGPGGGYRLAKAPETIRIADVLEAVDETVSALHIGAGASGGVSGSRAQTLSNRLWEGLSAHVYVFLHNHTLADVATNQLLPCPALPKILSIVDD, from the coding sequence ATGAAACTGTCTACCAAGGGACGTTACGCAATGGTGGCGCTGGTCGATCTGGCCATCGCCAAGGGCGACGAACTGACCTCGCTGGCCGAGATCTCGAAACGGCAGGATATCTCGCTGCCCTATCTGGAGCAGCTTTTCGTGCGGCTGCGCCGCGCCGGGCTTGTCGATTCCGTGCGCGGTCCCGGGGGCGGCTACCGTCTGGCCAAAGCGCCCGAGACGATCCGCATCGCCGATGTGCTGGAGGCCGTGGACGAAACCGTCAGCGCGCTCCATATCGGCGCCGGCGCCTCGGGCGGAGTGTCCGGGTCGCGCGCGCAAACACTCTCCAATCGCTTGTGGGAGGGGCTTTCGGCGCATGTCTATGTGTTCCTGCACAATCATACCTTGGCGGATGTGGCGACGAACCAGTTGCTTCCCTGCCCCGCGCTACCCAAAATCCTTTCGATCGTGGATGACTGA
- a CDS encoding Gfo/Idh/MocA family protein: MRVLIAGLGNMGRSHALAWLKQPGAKIVGLVNRSPVDLPAELAAIPQSQDFHEALQRLRPDVAVIATYSDSHAEYSLAALRAGAHVFVEKPLATTVEDARRLVECAHETGRKLVIGYILRHHPSWQRLIAEARALGGPYVFRLNLNQQSSGPTWQVHKALMRTTPPIVDCGVHYVDVMCQITDAPPVEVRGMGLRLSDEIAADMYNYGHFQVLFQDGSLGWYEAGWGPMMSDTAFFVKDVVSPRGAVSIRMPHDARSDDIDTHTRTATLRLHRVGEGDQDISMQGEPGHQELCDTEAAFMARAIAEDMDLDRHMRDAVSSLAVCLAADESVRSGQPVQLRI; encoded by the coding sequence ATGCGGGTATTGATCGCCGGACTGGGGAACATGGGACGCAGCCACGCGCTTGCATGGCTGAAACAACCCGGGGCCAAGATCGTCGGCCTTGTCAATCGCAGCCCGGTCGATCTGCCGGCGGAACTCGCCGCGATTCCGCAAAGCCAGGATTTTCACGAGGCGCTTCAACGCCTGCGCCCGGATGTCGCGGTCATCGCCACATATTCGGACAGCCACGCGGAATATTCCCTTGCCGCCCTGCGGGCGGGCGCGCATGTCTTCGTGGAAAAGCCGCTGGCCACCACGGTCGAGGACGCCCGCCGCCTTGTCGAATGCGCGCATGAGACCGGCCGCAAGCTGGTCATCGGCTATATCCTGCGCCACCACCCCAGTTGGCAGCGCCTGATTGCCGAGGCGCGGGCGCTTGGCGGCCCCTATGTCTTCCGGCTGAACCTGAACCAGCAAAGCTCCGGCCCGACGTGGCAGGTCCACAAGGCGTTGATGCGCACCACCCCGCCCATCGTCGACTGCGGCGTGCATTATGTCGATGTCATGTGCCAGATCACCGATGCGCCCCCGGTCGAGGTGCGCGGCATGGGCCTGCGCCTTTCCGACGAGATCGCGGCGGACATGTACAACTACGGCCATTTTCAGGTGCTGTTTCAGGATGGCTCGCTGGGCTGGTACGAGGCGGGCTGGGGCCCAATGATGTCGGACACCGCCTTTTTCGTGAAGGATGTGGTCAGCCCCCGCGGCGCCGTCAGCATCCGCATGCCGCATGACGCGCGCTCGGACGATATCGACACCCATACCCGCACCGCGACCCTGCGCCTGCACCGGGTCGGAGAGGGCGATCAGGACATCTCGATGCAGGGCGAACCCGGCCATCAGGAGCTTTGCGATACCGAAGCCGCCTTCATGGCCCGCGCCATCGCCGAGGACATGGATCTGGACCGCCACATGCGCGATGCGGTCTCATCCTTGGCCGTCTGCCTTGCCGCCGACGAATCGGTGCGATCCGGCCAGCCGGTGCAATTGCGCATCTAG
- a CDS encoding HD domain-containing protein translates to MTDLTLRFAFLTEADRLKSVDRANMLMDLSRPENSAEHSWHVALYGLVFGASDRAIAMLLLHDLVEIDCGDHPIHLTHDAGAVQAAEEAAARRLFAMLPGGEALFALWREFEAGESADARMAKRMDHIQPLFQVLCAPAPLSEHVGIVRNNMTAGRAQRLWQEWPEAMQAAQALLDGRAPQGEFASYLAFLAEADRLKSVLRASFLCDLSRRENSAEHSWHLALYALVMAPHSGSQVDIGRVIRMLILHDLVEIDTGDVPIHAANGQTHHGAAQMAAEMAAAERIFGLLPQPLGAELRALWTEFEANETADAVFAKSLDRAQPVMQNIASGGGTWAEYQVTYEQLVERVGVRIERGAPMLWSWLSASAQIYFRR, encoded by the coding sequence ATGACCGACCTGACCCTGCGCTTTGCCTTTCTGACCGAAGCCGACCGGCTGAAGTCCGTCGATCGCGCGAATATGCTGATGGATCTGTCGCGGCCTGAAAACAGCGCCGAGCATAGCTGGCACGTCGCGCTTTATGGGCTGGTCTTCGGCGCTTCGGACCGGGCCATCGCCATGCTGCTGCTGCATGATCTGGTCGAGATCGATTGCGGCGATCACCCGATCCATCTGACCCATGACGCCGGCGCCGTGCAAGCCGCCGAAGAGGCCGCCGCGCGCCGGCTTTTCGCCATGCTGCCGGGGGGCGAGGCGTTGTTCGCGCTGTGGCGCGAGTTCGAGGCGGGCGAAAGCGCAGACGCCCGCATGGCCAAGCGCATGGACCATATCCAGCCGCTGTTTCAGGTGCTTTGTGCCCCCGCGCCTCTGTCCGAACACGTGGGGATCGTGCGCAACAACATGACGGCGGGCCGTGCGCAACGGTTGTGGCAGGAATGGCCCGAGGCGATGCAGGCGGCCCAGGCCTTGCTGGATGGGCGCGCGCCACAGGGCGAGTTTGCGTCGTATCTGGCCTTTCTGGCCGAGGCCGACCGGCTGAAATCCGTGCTGCGCGCCAGCTTTCTGTGCGACTTGTCGCGGCGCGAGAACAGCGCCGAGCATAGCTGGCATCTGGCGCTTTACGCGCTGGTCATGGCGCCGCACTCCGGGTCGCAGGTGGATATCGGCCGGGTGATCCGCATGCTGATCCTGCATGATCTGGTCGAAATCGACACGGGCGATGTGCCGATCCATGCCGCGAACGGACAGACCCATCACGGCGCGGCGCAAATGGCTGCCGAAATGGCCGCGGCCGAGCGGATTTTCGGGCTGCTGCCGCAGCCGCTGGGGGCAGAGCTGCGCGCGCTGTGGACCGAGTTCGAGGCGAACGAGACCGCAGACGCGGTATTCGCCAAATCGCTGGACCGGGCGCAGCCGGTGATGCAGAACATCGCCTCGGGCGGCGGCACCTGGGCGGAATATCAGGTGACCTACGAGCAATTGGTCGAGCGGGTCGGCGTGCGCATCGAACGTGGCGCGCCCATGCTGTGGTCCTGGCTCAGCGCAAGCGCGCAGATTTATTTCCGCAGGTAG